In Sneathia sanguinegens, a single window of DNA contains:
- a CDS encoding helix-turn-helix domain-containing protein, whose protein sequence is MAFADRLKNFREKEHLSQTDFAKMIGISTRTLVHYEDGERYPRDIEVYKKIAEVMACDYNYLLEESDEFLNRVYNMGGKKELEKARALTEGLSSLFAGREISDKDKDAAFEAITHAYWEAKRENKKYGHKKKD, encoded by the coding sequence ATGGCTTTTGCGGATAGATTAAAGAATTTTCGTGAAAAAGAACATTTAAGTCAAACAGATTTTGCAAAAATGATAGGAATAAGTACAAGAACTCTTGTACATTATGAAGACGGAGAAAGATACCCAAGAGATATCGAGGTTTACAAAAAAATAGCTGAAGTTATGGCCTGTGATTACAATTATCTTTTAGAAGAAAGTGACGAGTTTTTAAATCGAGTTTATAACATGGGTGGCAAAAAAGAATTGGAAAAAGCAAGAGCGTTAACAGAAGGTCTAAGTTCTTTATTTGCAGGTAGAGAAATTTCTGACAAAGATAAAGATGCTGCTTTTGAAGCTATTACCCATGCCTATTGGGAGGCTAAAAGAGAAAACAAGAAATACGGTCATAAGAAAAAAGATTAG